From Enhydrobacter sp., the proteins below share one genomic window:
- a CDS encoding cobalamin-independent methionine synthase II family protein, with the protein MKNSSERIVTSHAGSLPRPDDLIEANAQREAGKVDEAGFQKKLTASVTEVVRRQVEAGITVPGDGEYGKSMGHKINYRAWWSYSFSRLANLQVKGLGLYDMPARRSSADNTVLSSFADRRDRQRFAAAYSDPDSGVSTGPRAHDWPFCVGPIAYTGHKAIAADIANFKAALAAAKVSEGFMTSIGPASCARIGNEHYKSDEEFVFACADAMREEYKAIVDAGLVLQIDDPAIAENFDQINPEPTPEAYRKFTMPRIEALNHALKGLPKDRIRFHLCWGSWHGPHTTDIPMKEIVGLMLKIDAGAYSFEAGNVRHEHEWAVWQDTRLPDDRLILPGVVSHATNVVEHPELVAERIGRFARLVGRERVIASTDCGLGGRVHRDIAWAKLESLAQGAALASRQLW; encoded by the coding sequence ATGAAGAACAGCAGCGAGCGCATCGTCACCAGCCACGCCGGCAGCCTGCCGCGCCCGGACGACCTGATCGAGGCCAACGCCCAGCGTGAGGCCGGCAAGGTCGACGAAGCGGGGTTCCAGAAGAAACTCACCGCGTCGGTGACCGAGGTCGTGCGGCGCCAGGTCGAGGCCGGCATCACCGTGCCGGGCGACGGCGAGTACGGCAAGTCGATGGGCCACAAGATCAACTACCGCGCTTGGTGGAGCTATTCCTTCTCGCGGCTCGCCAACCTGCAGGTCAAGGGACTCGGCCTTTACGACATGCCGGCGCGCCGTTCGAGTGCCGACAACACCGTGCTGTCGAGCTTCGCCGACCGGCGCGACCGTCAGCGCTTCGCCGCCGCCTATTCCGACCCCGATTCGGGCGTTTCGACCGGGCCGCGCGCGCACGACTGGCCGTTCTGCGTCGGGCCGATCGCCTACACCGGGCACAAGGCGATCGCCGCCGACATCGCCAACTTCAAGGCCGCACTCGCGGCCGCGAAGGTGAGCGAGGGCTTCATGACCTCGATCGGGCCGGCGAGCTGCGCGCGCATCGGCAACGAGCACTACAAGAGTGACGAGGAGTTCGTCTTCGCCTGCGCTGACGCCATGCGCGAGGAATACAAGGCGATCGTCGATGCCGGGCTCGTGCTGCAGATCGACGACCCGGCGATCGCCGAGAATTTCGACCAGATCAACCCCGAGCCGACGCCGGAGGCGTACCGCAAGTTCACCATGCCCCGGATCGAGGCGCTCAACCATGCGCTGAAGGGCCTGCCGAAGGATCGCATCCGCTTCCATCTCTGCTGGGGGAGCTGGCACGGCCCGCACACCACCGACATCCCGATGAAGGAGATCGTCGGCCTGATGCTGAAGATCGACGCCGGCGCCTATTCCTTCGAGGCCGGCAACGTACGCCACGAGCACGAATGGGCGGTGTGGCAGGACACCAGGCTGCCCGACGACCGGCTGATCCTGCCCGGCGTGGTGAGCCACGCCACCAACGTGGTCGAGCATCCCGAACTGGTGGCCGAGCGCATCGGCCGCTTCGCCAGGCTGGTCGGCCGCGAGCGCGTCATCGCCTCGACCGACTGCGGCCTCGGCGGCCGCGTCCATCGCGACATCGCCTGGGCCAAGCTCGAGTCCCTGGCGCAGGGCGCCGCGCTCGCCAGCAGGCAGCTCTGGTGA